The following proteins are encoded in a genomic region of Gemmatimonadaceae bacterium:
- a CDS encoding cell division protein ZapA, translating into MSYNPVKVTVAGEEVTIRSEQPPEHSRAVAEHVDASIRRIQLQSPLVDTGKAAILVALQIADELFRTRGDAEAGTERLEQTMEEIRRMLPPAKRSIGR; encoded by the coding sequence ATGAGCTACAACCCGGTGAAGGTCACGGTGGCGGGTGAGGAGGTCACCATCCGTTCCGAGCAGCCCCCCGAGCACTCGCGGGCGGTGGCCGAACACGTGGATGCCTCCATCCGGCGCATCCAGCTCCAGTCTCCCCTGGTGGACACGGGGAAGGCGGCGATCCTCGTCGCGCTCCAGATCGCTGACGAGCTCTTCCGTACGCGCGGCGACGCCGAAGCAGGCACGGAACGCCTGGAGCAGACGATGGAGGAGATCCGCCGGATGCTGCCTCCAGCCAAGCGCTCGATCGGACGATGA